A genomic segment from Rickettsiella endosymbiont of Miltochrista miniata encodes:
- a CDS encoding winged helix DNA-binding protein: MNTLVDRTWHLAKNEEEAKLTDFEFQLWRVFYGFTRWQEGCERVANQTDLTGSELSLLHIIRMKGRSKTINELTRLLNRNDTFNVSYSIQKLIKNGLIRKILDDKNNKKAFSYEITEEGIKNTDAYTALRQSILIELLKKKKELNLEKFTDVLSELIAIYEEADRTVLTYYGK, encoded by the coding sequence ATGAATACACTAGTAGATAGGACTTGGCATTTAGCTAAGAATGAAGAAGAAGCTAAATTAACTGATTTTGAATTTCAGCTTTGGCGCGTTTTTTATGGATTTACACGTTGGCAGGAAGGCTGTGAAAGAGTTGCTAATCAAACCGATCTAACTGGAAGTGAGTTATCTCTTCTACACATCATTCGAATGAAAGGTAGATCTAAAACAATCAACGAATTAACGCGTTTATTGAATCGAAACGACACCTTCAATGTGAGTTACAGTATCCAAAAATTGATTAAAAATGGTTTAATCCGAAAGATATTGGATGATAAAAATAACAAGAAGGCTTTTTCCTATGAAATTACTGAAGAAGGTATTAAAAACACCGATGCCTATACTGCGCTTAGACAAAGTATTTTAATTGAGCTTCTTAAGAAGAAAAAAGAATTAAATCTAGAGAAATTTACAGATGTGTTGTCAGAACTTATTGCTATTTATGAAGAAGCCGATCGGACAGTGCTAACTTACTATGGCAAATAA
- a CDS encoding styrene monooxygenase/indole monooxygenase family protein, which yields MRNISVIGAGQAGLQLGIGLLKSGYNVSIYARQTGEEVLNGNILSSPSMFHSALQCERKLGLNFWDKICPENKTVTYTLSKATKPEITLYWQGRTSQSYQAIDQRLKFSHWMEEFVRLGGKLIIEKIGAKDLNRIAQTQDLTIVSSGKGEISQLFPIDETRSIFNKAQRVLCCLYVKDVKPRAASQGVRANVIPGVGEYFITPGLTITGPCEMMLFEGLPGGPFDCWKDILNSKQRLAKACELLKEFVPWEAELCHKVSLTDERATLQGSYTPVVKKPTFRLSCGKPVLGLGDSIVLNDPIGGQGANNACQSATFFLNKIKEHENRLFNEEWMQETFEAYWKQSAQWATKWTNLMLKPPKSFVSLLRAASHQPNIANWLANGFDTPKKILTEMNLNQK from the coding sequence ATGCGAAATATTTCAGTTATCGGCGCAGGACAGGCAGGACTTCAGTTAGGAATAGGACTTCTGAAATCTGGATATAATGTATCAATCTACGCTCGCCAAACAGGTGAAGAAGTATTAAATGGAAACATTCTATCAAGTCCTAGTATGTTTCATTCTGCTTTGCAATGTGAGCGTAAGCTAGGGCTTAATTTCTGGGATAAAATCTGCCCCGAAAATAAAACCGTAACCTATACCTTATCTAAAGCAACTAAACCAGAAATTACACTCTACTGGCAAGGGAGAACATCTCAATCCTACCAAGCTATTGATCAGCGACTTAAATTTTCCCATTGGATGGAAGAATTTGTTCGATTAGGTGGAAAACTTATTATTGAAAAAATCGGAGCTAAGGACTTGAATCGCATTGCTCAAACACAAGATTTGACAATAGTTTCTAGTGGTAAAGGTGAAATTAGCCAATTATTTCCAATAGACGAAACACGATCAATCTTCAATAAAGCTCAGCGGGTTCTTTGTTGTTTATACGTCAAAGATGTAAAACCTAGGGCGGCTAGCCAAGGGGTTAGGGCTAATGTTATTCCTGGAGTTGGTGAATACTTCATTACTCCGGGCTTAACTATAACGGGTCCTTGTGAAATGATGTTATTTGAGGGATTACCAGGAGGCCCTTTTGATTGTTGGAAAGATATTTTAAATTCCAAACAACGCTTAGCTAAAGCATGCGAATTGTTGAAAGAGTTTGTTCCCTGGGAAGCAGAATTGTGTCACAAAGTGAGTTTGACTGATGAACGTGCTACTCTTCAAGGGAGCTATACCCCAGTCGTTAAAAAACCAACATTCCGTTTATCATGTGGAAAGCCTGTATTAGGTCTAGGGGACTCTATTGTATTAAATGATCCCATTGGTGGCCAGGGAGCTAATAATGCTTGCCAATCGGCTACTTTCTTTCTTAATAAAATTAAAGAACATGAAAATCGATTGTTTAATGAAGAATGGATGCAAGAGACATTTGAAGCCTACTGGAAACAATCCGCTCAATGGGCTACAAAATGGACTAATTTAATGTTGAAACCTCCTAAGTCATTCGTATCCTTACTCAGAGCAGCCAGTCATCAACCTAACATTGCAAATTGGTTAGCAAATGGGTTTGATACGCCAAAAAAAATCTTGACTGAAATGAATCTAAATCAAAAATAA
- a CDS encoding response regulator produces MKMLLLPNAFNQLNHELRTSLTTILGTVLLLDKEVLISNQKLYLQDLKKYVQDLLNFVDRLPGLIEEVIFDQGAPDELKTISTNAHTFKVLLVEDTPIIQIVHKRMLENLGYEVELVCNAEKALYKINTTTYDVILMDIGLPGMSGIDAATEIRRQEQHGQNVPIIALTAYSHKKMYQDCVNAGINDVVTKPISQDNLQSLIAYYTNEKNTASI; encoded by the coding sequence ATGAAAATGCTTTTATTACCTAATGCTTTCAACCAGCTAAATCACGAACTACGTACATCATTAACCACAATTCTTGGTACAGTTCTGCTGCTGGATAAGGAAGTGCTAATTTCCAATCAAAAGCTTTACTTACAAGATTTAAAAAAATATGTTCAAGATTTACTAAATTTTGTTGATAGATTACCTGGCTTAATCGAAGAGGTTATTTTTGATCAAGGCGCTCCTGACGAACTAAAAACTATATCCACTAATGCCCATACCTTCAAAGTATTATTAGTAGAAGATACTCCGATTATACAAATTGTGCATAAAAGAATGCTAGAAAATTTGGGCTACGAAGTTGAATTAGTCTGCAATGCTGAAAAAGCATTATACAAAATTAATACCACTACTTATGATGTGATATTGATGGATATCGGCTTGCCAGGCATGAGCGGTATTGATGCGGCGACTGAAATTCGACGCCAAGAGCAACATGGTCAAAATGTACCTATCATTGCGTTAACGGCTTATAGTCATAAAAAAATGTATCAAGATTGTGTGAATGCGGGTATTAACGATGTCGTCACCAAACCTATTTCACAGGATAATTTACAAAGCTTAATTGCTTATTATACGAATGAAAAAAATACTGCTTCTATTTAA
- a CDS encoding GNAT family N-acetyltransferase, whose translation MLNIAFSLNEETIHIRKATLLDTMNIAKLHHTVWKSTLNGFVDNAIFEKINRSFFVHKWKDWLGKKNKVSFVAEQKNFLLGFFTLDTALNNHPEIQFIYVVYKYQFSNLQKLLFEAAFKKAAKLGFSKIYFCIAKENKKDLVLYKLMKGYLGQTERVNQIYGFEFNEICYEFDLNAT comes from the coding sequence ATGCTGAATATTGCATTTAGCTTAAACGAAGAAACAATTCACATACGGAAAGCAACTCTTCTAGATACAATGAATATTGCTAAGCTACATCATACTGTATGGAAGTCAACATTAAATGGATTTGTAGACAACGCAATTTTTGAAAAAATAAATCGTTCTTTTTTTGTACATAAGTGGAAAGATTGGTTAGGTAAAAAAAATAAAGTTAGTTTTGTGGCTGAACAAAAAAATTTTTTATTAGGATTTTTCACCCTTGATACGGCCTTAAATAATCATCCCGAAATTCAATTTATATATGTTGTTTATAAATATCAATTTAGTAATTTACAAAAATTACTTTTTGAAGCTGCGTTTAAAAAAGCAGCTAAATTAGGATTTTCAAAAATTTACTTTTGTATTGCTAAGGAAAACAAAAAAGATTTAGTTCTTTATAAATTAATGAAGGGGTATCTTGGCCAAACAGAAAGAGTCAATCAGATATATGGATTTGAATTTAATGAAATATGTTATGAATTTGATCTTAATGCAACCTAA
- a CDS encoding winged helix DNA-binding protein, with protein sequence MKTLIDKTWHLAKNEEEAKLTDFEFQLWRVFYGFTRWQEGCERVANQTDLTGSELSLLHIIRMKGRSKTINELTRLLNRNDTFNVSYSIQKLIKNGLIRKILSDKKNKKAYSYEITEEGIKNTDAYTALRQSLLIELLKKKKELNLEKFTDVLSELIAIYEEADRTVLTYMGDKSEVRKK encoded by the coding sequence ATGAAGACATTAATAGATAAGACTTGGCATTTAGCCAAAAATGAAGAAGAAGCAAAATTAACTGATTTTGAATTTCAGCTTTGGCGCGTTTTTTATGGATTTACACGTTGGCAGGAAGGCTGTGAAAGAGTTGCTAATCAAACCGATCTAACTGGAAGTGAGTTATCTCTTCTACACATCATTCGAATGAAAGGTAGATCTAAAACAATCAACGAATTAACGCGTTTATTGAATCGAAACGACACCTTCAATGTGAGTTACAGTATCCAAAAATTGATTAAAAATGGTTTAATCCGAAAGATTTTGAGCGATAAAAAAAACAAAAAAGCTTATTCTTATGAAATTACTGAAGAAGGTATTAAAAACACCGATGCTTACACTGCACTTAGACAAAGCCTTTTAATTGAACTTCTTAAGAAGAAAAAAGAATTAAATCTAGAGAAATTTACAGATGTGTTGTCAGAACTTATCGCTATTTATGAAGAAGCCGATCGGACAGTGCTAACTTACATGGGAGATAAATCAGAAGTACGCAAAAAATAA
- a CDS encoding HAMP domain-containing sensor histidine kinase, which produces MMILETIKDIADAIDKIFPVNFFVVTQSGKIRWANERMLKCSGVSELKEIKGKDARIFGEEEWAHSHSVMISNKSAIFLENAQNKDFLTIKIPCAQGGFRGLAGLSIDITVLKQAEQAKKDFLMNMAHDLRTPFSGIYAFAEMLYEEAQDKKVKRYLSYVVASAKQWMAVVNNIFEIMNSETLSYGDSYFDIKELILEIQELYIAAARTKGLTLNVLCERHLIYSQRLRLKQILINLVSNAIKFTKQGNVSISAIVIDKLLTFQVIDTGMGIPEDKYEYIFEKFTKLKASYQDSLFRGTGLGLYIAKQYIEKLKGEIQLSSQMGRGSTFQVEIPLDGEKLTRHAC; this is translated from the coding sequence ATGATGATACTAGAGACTATTAAAGATATTGCTGACGCAATCGATAAAATTTTCCCTGTCAACTTTTTTGTTGTGACTCAATCAGGCAAAATCCGCTGGGCTAATGAGCGCATGTTGAAATGCAGCGGGGTTTCTGAGCTCAAAGAGATTAAAGGAAAGGATGCTCGAATTTTTGGTGAGGAGGAATGGGCGCATAGTCACAGTGTCATGATATCCAACAAAAGTGCAATCTTTTTAGAAAACGCTCAAAATAAAGACTTTCTTACGATAAAGATCCCATGTGCACAAGGGGGTTTTCGTGGACTTGCAGGATTATCCATTGATATTACAGTATTGAAACAAGCAGAACAGGCGAAAAAAGATTTTTTAATGAACATGGCTCATGATTTAAGAACACCATTTTCCGGTATATATGCATTTGCTGAAATGCTATATGAAGAAGCACAAGATAAAAAAGTCAAGAGGTACCTCAGTTATGTTGTAGCAAGCGCAAAACAATGGATGGCTGTAGTTAATAATATTTTCGAAATAATGAATTCAGAAACCTTATCTTATGGCGATAGTTATTTTGATATTAAGGAACTTATATTAGAAATCCAAGAGCTTTATATAGCAGCAGCTCGAACTAAAGGCTTAACACTAAACGTTCTGTGTGAACGCCATCTTATCTATTCACAGCGTTTACGTTTAAAGCAAATATTAATTAATCTTGTCAGTAATGCCATAAAATTTACTAAGCAAGGAAATGTAAGCATCTCTGCCATAGTTATAGATAAATTATTGACCTTTCAAGTCATTGATACAGGAATGGGAATCCCTGAAGATAAATATGAATATATATTTGAGAAATTTACAAAACTTAAAGCTTCCTATCAAGATAGTTTATTTAGAGGAACTGGTTTGGGTCTGTATATAGCCAAACAATATATCGAAAAATTAAAAGGGGAAATACAATTGTCTAGCCAAATGGGACGGGGCTCCACATTTCAAGTGGAGATTCCTTTGGACGGGGAAAAACTAACGCGCCATGCATGTTAA
- a CDS encoding Rpn family recombination-promoting nuclease/putative transposase encodes MSEKKQRANHDSAWKDILDAYFKEFMEFFYPEIAQKIDWIAEYETLDKELQTITTDAMIGKRFVDKLFKVKTLQGQEEVILIHVEIQGKKEDEFSLRLFQYYYRLFEKRGHSILTLAILTDGNNNWHPKSYQKQVLDLPILSFNFQTNKLLDYQTSKKELEETINPFGIVVLVQLAAIETKGNPQSRYEMKSKITRLLLKKGYKKDYILNLFKVIDWGLVLPPDLKIQYNNEIEQLKGEKGMSYVLSAVREEVEKNHQAWLQQGLEQGLKKGLEEGREEGREEGREEGEYLKATTIAKKLIAQGRSIQYIQDLTNLSENEIINLIELEKA; translated from the coding sequence ATGTCTGAAAAGAAACAGCGAGCAAATCACGACTCAGCTTGGAAAGATATTTTAGATGCTTATTTTAAAGAGTTTATGGAGTTTTTCTATCCAGAAATCGCACAGAAAATTGATTGGATAGCTGAATATGAAACACTTGATAAAGAACTTCAGACTATCACAACTGACGCTATGATTGGTAAGCGCTTTGTTGATAAATTATTTAAGGTGAAAACATTACAAGGACAAGAAGAAGTCATATTAATACATGTCGAAATTCAAGGAAAAAAAGAGGATGAATTCTCTTTACGTTTATTCCAGTATTATTATCGACTTTTTGAAAAACGTGGTCATTCTATTTTAACCCTTGCAATCCTCACAGACGGGAATAATAATTGGCATCCTAAAAGTTATCAAAAACAAGTTCTAGACCTTCCTATACTTAGTTTTAATTTTCAAACTAACAAACTACTTGATTATCAAACTAGTAAAAAAGAATTAGAAGAAACAATCAATCCTTTTGGGATCGTAGTTTTGGTGCAATTGGCAGCTATAGAGACTAAAGGAAACCCCCAAAGTCGCTATGAGATGAAGTCTAAAATCACTCGACTTTTATTGAAAAAAGGATATAAAAAAGATTATATACTTAATCTATTCAAGGTAATTGATTGGGGCCTTGTTTTGCCTCCTGACCTAAAAATTCAGTATAATAACGAGATAGAACAGTTAAAAGGGGAAAAAGGTATGAGTTATGTACTAAGTGCCGTCCGTGAAGAGGTCGAGAAAAATCATCAAGCATGGCTCCAACAAGGCCTAGAACAAGGTCTAAAAAAAGGTCTTGAAGAAGGTCGTGAAGAAGGTCGTGAAGAAGGTCGTGAAGAAGGTGAATACCTTAAAGCTACTACTATAGCTAAAAAGCTTATAGCTCAAGGTAGATCAATTCAATACATTCAAGATCTTACCAATTTATCTGAAAATGAAATAATCAACTTAATTGAATTAGAGAAAGCCTAA